The Winogradskyella schleiferi genome has a window encoding:
- a CDS encoding alpha/beta hydrolase family protein produces the protein MTEPLGLDINTPLGHDLNLTFFKPQTSNNKSIIISSATGVLQRYYYKFASYFSELGYTVYTFDYSGIGKSNPDISHLKQNTINLKAWGENDQTSIVNYAKSQNPNHKIIVVTHSIGGQLLAFNKSTPQIDTIITVASQSGYWKHWKGFERFRMFMFWYIMIPTLTPLFGYFPAKTFGLFENLPKQMAYQWRRWGKHKDYLLSEFNFEDLKFKNFDKNLLALSFTNDEFASEASVNWLAKQFANAKVDRRHIIPEELGISDVGHFGFFRHQFKNSLWKMTQEWIEKHS, from the coding sequence ATGACTGAGCCACTAGGTTTAGATATCAACACGCCTTTAGGACATGATTTAAATCTTACCTTTTTTAAACCTCAAACTTCAAATAATAAGAGTATTATTATTTCTTCTGCGACTGGAGTTCTTCAACGTTACTATTATAAGTTTGCCTCCTATTTTTCAGAATTAGGTTATACAGTTTACACATTTGATTATTCTGGAATTGGAAAATCAAACCCAGACATTTCCCACCTTAAGCAAAACACTATTAATTTAAAAGCTTGGGGCGAAAATGACCAAACTTCAATTGTAAATTACGCTAAATCGCAGAACCCAAACCATAAGATAATAGTTGTGACGCACAGTATTGGCGGACAACTATTAGCTTTCAACAAATCGACGCCTCAAATAGATACTATAATTACCGTTGCTTCACAAAGCGGTTATTGGAAACATTGGAAAGGTTTTGAACGTTTTAGAATGTTTATGTTTTGGTATATTATGATTCCAACATTAACTCCGCTTTTCGGCTATTTTCCTGCAAAGACATTTGGGCTTTTTGAAAATCTGCCCAAACAAATGGCTTATCAATGGCGACGTTGGGGAAAACACAAGGACTATTTGTTAAGTGAGTTTAATTTTGAAGATCTTAAATTCAAAAATTTTGATAAAAATTTACTGGCATTAAGTTTTACAAATGATGAATTTGCATCGGAAGCTTCCGTAAATTGGCTAGCTAAGCAATTTGCAAATGCTAAAGTGGATAGACGTCATATTATTCCAGAAGAATTGGGTATTTCAGATGTTGGTCATTTTGGGTTCTTTAGACATCAATTTAAAAATTCATTGTGGAAGATGACGCAAGAGTGGATTGAAAAGCATTCTTAA
- a CDS encoding DUF192 domain-containing protein: MQFQRYIIIVLVIFGFVFLSSCKEEKTTKPEDKVVVNFKKEGTLDLIKADSDSIIKTIDIEIADDEYETQTGLMYRTKLETNHGMLFIFPDVQMRSFYMKNTKIPLDIIYIDENKTIVSFQKNAQPMNETSLPSEAPAKYVLEINGGLSDEWELAVGDQISFTSTND, from the coding sequence ATGCAATTTCAACGCTACATAATAATTGTACTTGTCATTTTTGGATTCGTTTTTCTTTCGTCTTGTAAAGAAGAAAAAACAACAAAGCCTGAAGATAAAGTCGTTGTTAATTTTAAGAAAGAAGGGACTTTAGATCTTATTAAAGCCGATTCCGATTCCATAATAAAAACTATAGACATTGAAATTGCGGATGACGAATACGAAACCCAAACAGGTTTAATGTACAGAACCAAGCTTGAAACCAATCATGGGATGTTGTTTATATTTCCTGATGTGCAAATGCGAAGTTTCTATATGAAGAATACCAAGATTCCCTTGGATATTATTTATATAGATGAAAATAAAACCATCGTTAGTTTTCAAAAGAACGCACAGCCAATGAATGAAACCTCCCTTCCGTCTGAAGCTCCTGCAAAGTACGTTTTAGAAATCAACGGAGGACTTTCTGATGAATGGGAATTGGCAGTTGGAGATCAAATAAGTTTTACCTCCACCAATGACTGA